A single genomic interval of Syntrophobotulus glycolicus DSM 8271 harbors:
- the lysS gene encoding lysine--tRNA ligase: protein MEQINELIRIRLDKVSELKAKGIEPYADRYERTHISEEIINGFDQLEEKEVSVAGRIMSKRDMGKTCFAHIQDIGGRIQIYSRVDAFGEEKFETFKSLDIGDIIGVKGIVFRTKKGEISIRAEEYRILSKSLRNLPEKFHGLTNVETRYRQRYLDLIMNSDVKQTFIVRSQIIRAMREYLEDKGFLEVETPTLMTIPGGATARPFITHHNALDMQLYMRIALELPLKRLIVGGFEKVYEIGRIFRNEGISVKHNPEFTMMELYQAYADYEDIMNLTEDMIIYITRKVHNTLELSYQGETINFAKPWKRVKMLDLIKEYTGIDFEEIQTDEEARAVADSRGLIIGKDETKGKIINAFFEEYVESKLIQPTFVIGHPVDISPLAKRNARNPEYTDRFELFIYGRETANAFSELNDPIDQRGRFEKQMVEREKGDEEAHMLDEDFLQSLEYGLPPTGGLGIGIDRLVMLLTDSASIRDVILFPTMKPREE, encoded by the coding sequence ATGGAGCAGATCAATGAGTTGATTCGTATCAGACTGGATAAGGTTTCGGAACTCAAAGCCAAGGGAATTGAACCCTATGCCGACCGTTATGAACGAACTCATATCTCGGAAGAAATTATCAACGGCTTCGATCAGCTTGAAGAAAAAGAAGTATCGGTTGCCGGAAGAATCATGTCCAAGCGTGATATGGGCAAAACCTGTTTTGCTCATATTCAGGATATCGGTGGCCGTATTCAAATATATTCAAGGGTGGATGCATTTGGGGAAGAAAAGTTCGAAACCTTTAAAAGTTTAGACATCGGGGATATTATCGGAGTCAAGGGCATTGTTTTCAGAACGAAAAAGGGTGAAATTTCCATCAGGGCTGAGGAGTACAGGATTCTATCCAAATCGCTGCGTAATCTGCCGGAGAAGTTTCATGGTCTGACGAATGTAGAAACACGTTATCGACAACGCTATTTAGATCTGATCATGAATAGTGATGTCAAGCAGACCTTTATTGTTAGGAGCCAGATCATCAGGGCAATGAGAGAGTATTTGGAAGACAAGGGTTTCTTGGAAGTAGAGACTCCCACTTTGATGACCATACCCGGGGGTGCGACAGCCAGGCCGTTTATTACCCATCATAATGCCTTGGACATGCAGCTTTATATGAGAATTGCGCTTGAGCTGCCGTTAAAGAGGCTGATTGTTGGCGGATTTGAAAAAGTGTATGAAATTGGCCGGATTTTTCGCAATGAAGGCATCTCGGTCAAGCATAATCCGGAGTTCACAATGATGGAGCTATACCAGGCATATGCCGATTATGAAGATATCATGAACCTGACAGAGGATATGATTATTTATATCACCCGGAAGGTGCATAATACATTGGAATTATCCTATCAAGGTGAGACAATTAATTTTGCCAAACCATGGAAAAGAGTAAAGATGCTTGATTTAATCAAGGAATATACCGGGATTGATTTTGAAGAAATTCAAACTGATGAAGAGGCCCGTGCTGTTGCCGATTCGAGAGGCCTGATCATCGGGAAAGATGAAACAAAAGGCAAAATCATTAATGCTTTTTTTGAAGAATATGTGGAATCTAAGTTAATTCAGCCGACTTTCGTCATTGGTCATCCGGTGGATATTTCTCCACTTGCCAAACGAAATGCCAGGAATCCGGAATATACAGACAGATTTGAGTTATTTATCTACGGCAGAGAGACAGCAAACGCATTTTCAGAGCTTAATGATCCGATCGATCAAAGAGGCCGGTTTGAAAAGCAAATGGTTGAACGGGAAAAGGGAGACGAAGAAGCCCATATGCTGGACGAAGATTTCCTCCAGTCTTTAGAATATGGATTGCCTCCTACAGGAGGCCTGGGTATCGGGATTGATCGTTTAGTTATGCTGCTGACAGATTCAGCCTCCATCAGAGATGTCATCTTATTCCCGACAATGAAACCGCGTGAAGAATAA
- a CDS encoding M20/M25/M40 family metallo-hydrolase: protein MAIDVIEEFIELVSINSPSRKEGQLAAYLKKKLEEFGAKVIEDDSAQKTGSDTGNIIGIIEGNVPNAPCIMLSAHMDTVEETEGMVPVIRDGIIYSDGEHILGADDKAGIAIILAVLSEINEKKIPHGQIEVVFTVQEEVDLVGAKNLTYKLQSNFGYVLDADGQVGKVVIRTPTHITLDLVVTGKAAHAGVAPEQGINALVVAAKAIAEIPSGRLDKETTSNFGVIKGGKATNIVPDKVEIKAEVRSRNEDRLEAEVKRMIDVFSRIAKENGADFEYTQKLSYKAFQINENDPICTVLKKAGEKIKMDILFEPTGGGLDANVFNEKGIPCVALGLGNDKPHTKEELVSIKGMKDCVELLKTVLEISQE from the coding sequence ATGGCAATTGATGTGATCGAAGAGTTTATAGAACTTGTCTCGATTAACAGTCCGTCCAGAAAAGAAGGACAGTTAGCGGCATATCTGAAGAAAAAGCTTGAAGAATTTGGAGCAAAGGTCATTGAAGATGATTCGGCTCAGAAGACCGGCAGTGATACAGGGAATATTATCGGAATTATAGAAGGAAATGTTCCTAATGCTCCTTGCATAATGCTCAGCGCCCATATGGATACAGTCGAGGAAACAGAAGGTATGGTGCCGGTTATCCGAGATGGCATAATTTATAGCGATGGCGAACATATTCTGGGGGCTGATGATAAAGCGGGAATTGCGATTATTCTGGCTGTATTATCGGAAATTAATGAAAAGAAGATTCCTCATGGCCAGATTGAGGTAGTATTCACAGTCCAGGAAGAAGTAGATTTAGTGGGAGCAAAAAACCTTACATATAAGCTTCAGTCAAATTTTGGCTATGTCCTTGATGCAGACGGACAGGTTGGTAAGGTCGTCATTAGAACCCCTACCCACATCACCCTGGATCTTGTTGTAACAGGAAAAGCCGCACATGCGGGAGTAGCTCCAGAGCAGGGAATAAATGCTCTGGTTGTTGCGGCCAAAGCGATCGCGGAAATACCTTCAGGCAGACTGGATAAAGAAACAACAAGCAATTTTGGGGTCATAAAAGGTGGCAAGGCAACAAATATTGTACCGGATAAGGTTGAGATCAAAGCTGAGGTAAGAAGCCGTAATGAGGACAGGCTGGAAGCGGAAGTAAAAAGAATGATCGATGTTTTTTCAAGGATAGCAAAAGAAAATGGCGCTGATTTTGAATATACACAGAAGTTATCTTATAAAGCATTTCAGATTAATGAAAATGATCCGATTTGTACTGTCTTAAAAAAGGCCGGAGAAAAAATAAAGATGGATATTTTGTTTGAACCTACGGGAGGAGGGCTTGACGCAAATGTCTTCAATGAAAAAGGTATCCCATGTGTTGCCTTAGGTTTAGGAAACGATAAACCCCATACGAAGGAGGAATTGGTTTCTATTAAAGGAATGAAAGATTGTGTAGAATTGTTGAAAACTGTTTTGGAAATTAGTCAAGAATGA
- a CDS encoding glycosyltransferase family 2 protein, producing the protein MEAYIAILGQIFNVTMVLIQVLIIFVTLYYFTLAIVGLYRKPERKDYDLVKKFAVIVAAHNEEAVIGPLVNNLKNLDYPEELFDVYVVADNCNDKTALIARQEGAIVYQRVNHQKRGKGYALEWMFNKLFNLKKEYDAVVLFDADNLVKGDFLQEMNYKLCEGAKIVQGYIDSKNPFDTWVTNTFSIAFWLMNRMIQLARFNLDISNVLAGTGMCISCDVLKKFGWGAHSLTEDLEFTMKALSHGVKTTWAHDAVVYDEKPLTFMRSCIQRKRWAQGQVDIAGRYFFILLFKGFKEKKWMYFDAAIHVFQPYFLMITTLFLFVQILPVLQDSYYNVFAELIPYTVWQIVSSGITIFPVVSLYLDRAPLKAYFGLILYPIFMYSWVPIIFLGFIDRNKKEWSHTLHTRSISYKDMVTKEAQAKEEKVVELKS; encoded by the coding sequence TTGGAAGCATATATTGCCATTCTTGGGCAAATATTTAATGTCACTATGGTTTTGATTCAAGTGTTGATCATTTTTGTAACCCTCTATTATTTTACACTTGCAATTGTTGGCTTGTATCGGAAACCTGAGAGAAAAGATTATGATCTTGTTAAGAAATTTGCAGTTATTGTGGCTGCTCATAATGAAGAAGCAGTTATAGGTCCCTTGGTGAATAATCTGAAGAATTTAGATTATCCTGAGGAACTTTTTGATGTTTATGTTGTAGCGGATAATTGCAACGACAAAACAGCATTAATAGCCAGACAAGAAGGAGCCATTGTTTATCAGAGAGTAAATCACCAAAAACGAGGTAAAGGTTATGCATTGGAATGGATGTTTAACAAGTTGTTCAACCTAAAGAAAGAATATGATGCTGTCGTGCTTTTTGACGCGGACAACCTTGTCAAGGGTGACTTCCTTCAAGAAATGAATTACAAGCTCTGTGAAGGCGCTAAGATTGTTCAGGGTTATATTGATTCCAAGAATCCGTTCGATACATGGGTAACGAATACGTTTTCTATTGCTTTTTGGTTAATGAACCGTATGATCCAATTGGCTCGTTTTAATTTAGATATTTCTAATGTACTGGCGGGAACAGGTATGTGTATATCCTGTGATGTATTGAAGAAATTCGGATGGGGTGCCCACTCCTTAACAGAAGACTTAGAGTTTACGATGAAAGCTTTATCTCATGGGGTTAAAACGACTTGGGCCCATGATGCGGTAGTCTATGATGAAAAGCCTTTAACCTTTATGCGTTCCTGTATTCAGAGAAAAAGATGGGCACAGGGTCAGGTAGATATTGCCGGGAGATATTTTTTTATTCTCTTATTTAAAGGTTTTAAAGAAAAGAAATGGATGTATTTTGATGCCGCTATTCATGTTTTTCAACCCTACTTTTTAATGATCACCACTCTATTTCTTTTTGTTCAAATTCTTCCTGTATTACAGGACTCGTATTATAATGTGTTTGCAGAGCTCATTCCTTATACAGTATGGCAAATTGTTTCAAGTGGGATTACGATTTTTCCGGTGGTGTCTCTTTACTTAGACAGAGCGCCGTTGAAAGCATATTTTGGGTTGATCCTTTATCCGATATTTATGTATAGCTGGGTGCCGATTATTTTCTTAGGGTTTATCGACCGCAATAAAAAAGAATGGTCACATACTCTTCATACCCGTTCAATCAGCTATAAGGATATGGTCACAAAGGAAGCTCAGGCAAAGGAAGAAAAGGTTGTGGAACTGAAATCTTAG
- a CDS encoding efflux RND transporter periplasmic adaptor subunit: protein MNIPKKALLTFLCFYLTVFIAGCGNSQSSESKNVKSGIAGSQKISGTISVSGILDAEQSAAVSSQLTGTVTTLNIKEGQAVRKGEVLLSLDKRDLSLQLQLAQSNYRKSVEAVNQAKISYDDAQKAYNRYQELYQTGSVSQQDYEQITSKLNLAKSQYETAQGSGLDAAQNSIQTIENNLDKADLKSPLDGVIASCNVTPGESVTTGTPIVSLVSEQNLILNGNISESMVNYLKVGQKVDIITDSVPGTTYSGTIIFISPVSVSTGQFFPVKIKVENANHTLRIGMTGSASIKYEINAPLAVPNTSLFQQNGSDYVYLIKDGKAVRTPLKLGLAGDAYTVVISGLNPEEQIIVSEPLNILDGDSVTISQ, encoded by the coding sequence ATGAATATACCTAAAAAAGCCTTACTGACATTCTTGTGTTTTTACCTGACAGTGTTTATTGCGGGATGTGGAAACTCCCAAAGCTCCGAGAGCAAAAACGTTAAATCTGGGATTGCCGGCAGTCAGAAAATAAGCGGGACCATATCGGTTTCCGGAATATTAGACGCAGAGCAAAGTGCTGCCGTCTCTTCACAGCTGACCGGCACTGTGACTACCCTGAATATTAAAGAAGGACAGGCAGTCAGAAAAGGAGAAGTCCTTTTATCTCTGGACAAGAGAGACCTTTCACTCCAGCTCCAATTGGCTCAATCAAACTACCGCAAAAGTGTTGAGGCCGTAAATCAGGCTAAGATCTCTTACGATGACGCTCAGAAAGCTTATAATCGCTATCAGGAGCTTTATCAGACCGGAAGTGTTTCCCAGCAGGATTATGAGCAGATCACAAGCAAATTAAATTTGGCGAAGTCACAATATGAAACAGCTCAGGGGTCCGGACTTGATGCTGCCCAAAATAGTATCCAAACCATTGAGAATAATCTTGATAAGGCTGATCTCAAAAGCCCTTTGGATGGAGTTATCGCTTCATGCAATGTGACTCCTGGGGAAAGCGTTACGACCGGTACTCCTATTGTCTCTCTCGTTTCCGAACAGAATCTCATTTTAAATGGTAATATCTCCGAATCCATGGTCAACTATCTCAAAGTCGGTCAAAAAGTTGATATTATTACCGACAGCGTCCCCGGAACCACCTATTCGGGCACAATTATCTTCATCAGCCCTGTTTCCGTTTCAACCGGGCAATTCTTTCCTGTAAAAATTAAAGTTGAAAACGCTAACCACACTTTGAGAATCGGAATGACCGGGAGTGCTTCCATCAAATATGAAATCAATGCCCCCCTTGCAGTTCCGAATACCTCTTTATTTCAGCAAAATGGCTCTGATTATGTGTATCTGATTAAAGACGGCAAGGCTGTCAGAACACCGCTTAAACTTGGTTTAGCCGGAGATGCTTACACTGTTGTGATTAGCGGTCTGAATCCGGAAGAGCAAATCATCGTTTCTGAGCCCCTAAACATTTTGGATGGAGACAGTGTCACGATATCACAATAA
- a CDS encoding efflux RND transporter periplasmic adaptor subunit — protein sequence MKNKKKIIIILLIIMVFLGACIFGYYWHQNKYYIKTDDSRIAAATIIVSPQITGKITSWTAQEGSIVKAGQTLGRQDTNSVASSSAISVKTLPQTGSMSISKAEIVAPVTGQIIKTAVQEGEIVNPNQTLAIIANTNDIYISANIEENKISRIRIGQPVDITIDSVPGQTFQGKVSEIGQATASTFSIISAQNSSGTFTKVTQLIPIKIRFPIHPDLQLLPGISAEIRIHLAE from the coding sequence ATGAAAAACAAAAAAAAAATTATCATTATTCTTCTGATCATCATGGTCTTCCTGGGTGCCTGTATTTTCGGTTATTACTGGCACCAAAATAAATATTATATAAAGACAGATGATTCAAGAATTGCTGCCGCTACAATCATTGTCTCCCCTCAAATCACGGGCAAAATTACTTCCTGGACGGCTCAGGAGGGCTCCATCGTCAAAGCTGGCCAAACCTTGGGCCGGCAAGATACCAATTCCGTAGCCAGCAGCTCTGCGATCAGTGTCAAAACGCTGCCGCAAACCGGAAGCATGAGTATCAGCAAAGCTGAAATCGTTGCTCCTGTTACCGGCCAGATTATTAAGACTGCTGTGCAAGAAGGAGAGATCGTCAACCCTAATCAAACCCTGGCCATCATTGCCAATACTAATGATATCTATATCTCCGCCAATATTGAAGAAAATAAAATATCCCGAATAAGGATCGGTCAGCCAGTTGATATTACCATAGATTCCGTCCCTGGCCAGACATTTCAGGGAAAAGTCAGCGAAATAGGACAGGCTACAGCATCTACCTTCTCCATTATATCCGCTCAAAACTCCAGCGGCACCTTTACCAAAGTCACTCAGCTCATTCCCATCAAAATTCGTTTCCCCATTCATCCGGATTTACAATTGCTTCCGGGCATCAGCGCAGAAATCAGAATACATCTAGCAGAATAA
- a CDS encoding DHA2 family efflux MFS transporter permease subunit, whose protein sequence is MDEITPIPAADRQGMKWQLSLLIIFIGPIMAMLDSSIVNVAIATMMNDFQTTTSHIQWVVTIYMLALGVIVPTSGWLGDYLGYKRLYLYSLFSFTLGSALCSIALSENFLIAARVIQAIGGGMIMPTTMSMLYKIVPREKIGSAMGMFGISMMVAPALGPTLGGYLVEYVNWRWIFTINVPIGIIGILLAASLIPEFPQNHAGSFDILGCLTSSSALFCLLLALSQGQDWGWTSISIVLLIYSSIALFILFVFHELTTPNPLLDLRVFKNPSFAMGNLIMVIVTIGMYAGLFYVPLFLQSIRGLGALKVGLLMLPPALVSGIFLPISGKLYDRFGPIPPVSIGILLISFSTYLFTNLNLNTPLSTIIGWNCIRSIGMGLTMMPVQTAIMNALPADKIGRGSAITNIISRVAGAFGLAFLTILLNDNNTYFTAYLNWTINDDNLKSLIVSGVADRTTVMTLLQINIAKLAFVKAIDNLFFLTALITLPAFFLTFFLPRKKELKSPSKEIPSAGSTSETDHSIIME, encoded by the coding sequence ATGGACGAAATAACCCCAATCCCTGCTGCTGATCGACAGGGGATGAAATGGCAGCTTTCTCTATTGATTATTTTTATTGGTCCGATCATGGCAATGCTGGATTCTAGTATCGTCAATGTCGCTATTGCCACAATGATGAATGATTTTCAGACGACTACCTCTCATATTCAATGGGTTGTTACGATTTATATGCTAGCCTTAGGGGTCATTGTTCCAACAAGCGGTTGGTTGGGCGACTATTTAGGCTATAAGCGGCTCTATCTCTATTCTTTGTTTTCTTTCACTCTGGGTTCGGCACTGTGCTCCATCGCTTTATCAGAGAACTTTTTAATTGCCGCAAGGGTGATTCAGGCCATTGGAGGCGGTATGATTATGCCTACGACAATGTCCATGTTATATAAAATTGTTCCCCGAGAAAAAATAGGCAGCGCTATGGGAATGTTCGGCATATCCATGATGGTTGCTCCGGCTTTAGGCCCAACACTGGGCGGATACTTAGTCGAGTATGTCAATTGGCGTTGGATTTTTACAATCAATGTTCCCATCGGGATTATCGGGATCTTGTTGGCGGCTTCTTTGATTCCAGAGTTTCCCCAAAATCATGCCGGTTCTTTTGATATCTTAGGCTGTCTGACCTCTTCCTCCGCGCTCTTCTGTCTTCTCCTGGCTCTTAGCCAGGGACAAGATTGGGGCTGGACTTCTATCTCAATCGTTCTGCTTATTTACTCAAGCATAGCTTTATTCATTTTATTTGTTTTTCACGAATTGACTACGCCCAATCCCCTGCTGGATTTAAGAGTATTTAAGAACCCTTCCTTTGCTATGGGGAACTTGATCATGGTTATCGTTACTATAGGCATGTATGCGGGCTTATTTTATGTCCCCCTTTTTCTCCAGTCAATTCGAGGTTTGGGTGCTCTGAAGGTTGGTCTGCTTATGCTTCCTCCGGCCTTAGTCAGCGGCATTTTTCTCCCGATATCAGGAAAACTTTACGACCGTTTTGGTCCCATCCCTCCAGTTTCAATCGGAATCCTGCTGATATCCTTCAGTACGTATCTTTTTACAAATCTTAATCTGAATACCCCTCTCAGCACAATAATCGGCTGGAACTGTATTCGCTCAATCGGAATGGGGCTTACCATGATGCCTGTCCAAACTGCCATTATGAACGCGCTTCCTGCCGATAAAATTGGCCGCGGTTCTGCTATTACGAATATCATCAGCAGAGTGGCGGGAGCTTTTGGGCTGGCGTTTCTTACTATTTTGCTAAACGATAACAACACCTATTTTACTGCTTATCTCAACTGGACGATCAATGATGATAATTTGAAGAGCTTGATTGTTTCAGGAGTTGCAGATCGTACAACTGTTATGACCCTCCTTCAGATCAACATTGCTAAATTAGCTTTTGTCAAAGCAATTGACAACTTATTTTTTCTCACGGCACTGATCACTTTACCGGCCTTTTTCCTTACCTTCTTTCTTCCTCGAAAAAAAGAGCTTAAATCACCTTCTAAGGAGATTCCCTCAGCAGGCTCAACTTCAGAAACAGATCATTCAATCATCATGGAATAA
- a CDS encoding MarR family winged helix-turn-helix transcriptional regulator → MDEKIILEFFQSCHRIHNQAVKLFQNRCKDNLTAVEMWIIHALKHSSSCKTTELANHLGIPNSTLTGILDRMEKKGLVVRSRIPDDRRVVLVTLGPKHMENRLVIEEILKEIFSPANNSFSEELWLGMIGELKKIDKILLEASEEVADGRNNPNPCC, encoded by the coding sequence ATGGATGAAAAGATTATTTTAGAGTTTTTTCAGTCCTGTCACCGTATTCACAATCAGGCCGTCAAACTGTTTCAGAATAGATGTAAAGATAATCTGACAGCCGTAGAAATGTGGATCATTCATGCCTTAAAACACTCCTCCTCTTGCAAGACTACAGAACTGGCCAATCATCTTGGCATTCCAAACAGTACCTTGACAGGAATTCTGGATCGTATGGAAAAGAAAGGCCTGGTCGTTCGATCCCGTATTCCTGACGACCGCAGAGTGGTACTGGTGACTCTTGGTCCTAAACATATGGAAAACCGCCTGGTCATTGAAGAAATTCTCAAGGAGATCTTCTCTCCTGCAAACAACTCTTTTTCTGAAGAGTTATGGCTTGGTATGATAGGAGAACTAAAGAAAATAGATAAGATTTTACTTGAAGCTTCTGAGGAGGTAGCCGATGGACGAAATAACCCCAATCCCTGCTGCTGA
- a CDS encoding Shedu anti-phage system protein SduA domain-containing protein: MGRLDDNWKEGKRFLPILSGEDEGFKKLFDEKTNRINRDNYEGHGFAWEIMNNCQEIVLGYEEKVGYCLNLVLRSIDMKTFEIIVEAALQMQCGEDINKVRDIIGIAMIKDVPVFGDTIELHENLKDIQSSIIKEGFTSFFDGEEKRVKITRFNDFDLNNSKEILKNLSCSHLITPGEIRIVNEKISSDFRQYANAAKFIDSLHLVIKEFSELLKSKTRNENQLQEYITRNPILFGTEYKSIKPKHCLGSEYEMDYALQRFDGIFDLVELESSSLGLYTKDGNPRAELTHAEQQILDWQEWLEEKNFYAREYLKDIRSPKGFVVLGRSESLNDDLKKKLARRNLTFGNKLQVLTYDDLLNKVETFLEIIKKSN, encoded by the coding sequence ATGGGACGTTTAGACGATAATTGGAAGGAAGGTAAAAGATTTTTACCAATTCTATCAGGTGAAGATGAGGGCTTTAAAAAACTATTTGATGAAAAAACTAATAGAATTAATAGAGATAACTATGAAGGACATGGTTTTGCATGGGAAATAATGAATAATTGTCAAGAAATAGTATTAGGTTATGAAGAAAAAGTTGGATACTGCTTAAATCTTGTTTTAAGAAGTATTGATATGAAGACCTTTGAAATAATTGTCGAGGCTGCACTACAAATGCAATGTGGAGAAGATATTAATAAAGTTAGGGATATTATTGGAATTGCTATGATAAAAGATGTCCCAGTATTTGGAGATACTATTGAGCTTCATGAGAATTTAAAGGATATTCAGAGTAGCATAATCAAAGAAGGTTTTACTTCTTTTTTTGATGGGGAAGAAAAAAGAGTTAAGATAACGAGATTTAACGACTTTGATTTAAATAATAGTAAGGAAATCTTGAAAAACCTATCATGTTCTCATCTAATAACGCCCGGTGAAATAAGAATAGTGAATGAGAAAATATCAAGCGATTTTCGTCAATATGCAAATGCTGCAAAATTCATAGACTCTTTGCATTTAGTTATTAAAGAATTCTCCGAACTTCTTAAATCTAAAACGAGAAACGAAAACCAATTACAAGAATATATTACAAGAAACCCAATACTGTTTGGTACTGAGTATAAGTCTATTAAACCTAAGCATTGTCTAGGTAGTGAATATGAAATGGACTATGCATTACAGAGATTTGACGGTATTTTTGATTTGGTTGAGCTAGAATCAAGTAGTTTAGGGTTGTATACGAAAGATGGAAATCCTAGAGCTGAGTTAACTCATGCCGAACAGCAGATCCTGGATTGGCAAGAGTGGCTAGAAGAAAAAAATTTTTATGCTAGGGAATATTTGAAGGATATTCGGAGTCCAAAGGGTTTTGTTGTTCTTGGTAGAAGTGAGAGTTTGAATGATGATCTAAAGAAAAAACTAGCAAGAAGAAATCTTACATTCGGGAATAAGCTTCAGGTACTAACATATGATGATTTGTTAAATAAGGTAGAAACGTTTCTTGAAATAATAAAAAAAAGCAATTAA